A genomic stretch from Primulina huaijiensis isolate GDHJ02 chromosome 14, ASM1229523v2, whole genome shotgun sequence includes:
- the LOC140957982 gene encoding uncharacterized protein has translation MNSSSGSSSLSDNEDDITNYLVNDAKAIDEEIQGAIVTHIHTRNMMMHTYINQQLNEGTRRGSIPCHVVIRRDREIADRNLFNDYFSENPRFHEGLFRRRFRMSRNLFLHIIDAVKNHDSDFIQQSDGLGRLGLSTNQKTTAAIRLLAYALPADAADEYIKIGESTAIKCLQHFCRAVVEVFANQYLRSPNANDVASTLFTNLAQGIAPPAHYTICGKEYHTGYYLADGIYPKWATIVQTIRDPLGPKKKYFAMKQESCRKDVERAFGFLQSRFAIVAAPARSWRKNDLHYIMKACIIMHNMIIEDERDVSAPIQDAMEAPVPDVEMMVNDENTRFQEFLARYKKMKNRDAHYEL, from the exons atgaattcttCTTCAGGTTCGTCTTCATTGTCTGATAATGAAGATGACATAACTAATTATTTGGTTAACGATGCTAAAGCCATTGATGAAGAAATTCAAGGAGCAATTGTTACTCATATTCATACACGCAATATGATGATGCACACCTATATCAATCAACAACTTAACGAAGGCACGAGAAGAGGATCAATTCCATGTCATGTTGTAATCCGACGCGATAGAGAAATAGCGGATCGTAATTTGTTCAACGActatttttctgaaaatccaAGATTTCATGAAGGTTTGTTTCGACGACGATTTCGCATGTCCCGCAATCTATTCCTTCATATCATCGATGCTGTCAAGAATCATGATAGCGACTTTATACAACAGAGTGATGGGTTGGGACGACTTGGGCTATCAACTAATCAAAAGACAACAGCTGCAATTCGTTTATTAGCATACGCCTTACCTGCAGATGCGGCCGATGAATACATCAAAATAGGAGAGTCAACTGCGATTAAATGCTTACAACACTTTTGCCGAGCAGTTGTTGAAGTTTTTGCAAACCAGTACTTACGATCTCCAAATGCCAATGATGTT GCATCCACCTTGTTTACCAATTTGGCTCAAGGCATTGCTCCTCCTGCACATTACACTATTTGTGGAAAAGAATATCATACTGGCTATTACTTAGCCGATGGTATCTACCCAAAATGGGCAACCATTGTGCAAACTATCCGCGACCCACTTGGGccgaaaaagaaatattttgctATGAAACAAGAGTCATGTAGAAAAGATGTGGAGCGTGCATTTGGTTTTCTTCAATCTCGATTTGCGATTGTGGCAGCTCCAGCACGGTCTTGGCGTAAAAATGATTTACATTACATTATGAAAGCTTGCATTATCATGCACAACATGATTATTGAAGATGAACGTGACGTTAGTGCACCAATTCAAGATGCAATGGAAGCACCTGTTCCAGACGTTGAAATGATGGTCAATGACGAAAATACaagatttcaagaatttctcgctcgttataaaaaaatgaaaaatagagaTGCTCACTATGAATTATGA
- the LOC140957983 gene encoding uncharacterized protein, which produces MNRAKILYAQESKDNKAFSFDHVWNIVKDCEKIAGDKIHPTKKSKTRATYLDTSQSDTPLEESPQSGSPMFSTFPINLSDDNIGDSSERPIGVKKAKSKKKRDEDISQIQRTMEEQHRELLNVLKQRTAERQQNYDLQKIRLEQEERKMDERILYKDLSKITDPTLREYTKAQQQKILQKRLEDERRENDNFGSYFGDIGGSGSGLPHY; this is translated from the coding sequence ATGAATCGTGCAAAAATACTGTATGCGCAAGAGAGTAAAGATAACAAAGCATTTTCATTCGATCATGTGTGGAATATTGTAAAGGATTGTGAAAAAATTGCAGGAGACAAAATCCATCCAACCAAGAAATCTAAGACGCGTGCTACTTATCTAGACACATCACAATCTGATACTCCACTAGAAGAATCGCCCCAATCAGGTTCACCTATGTTCTCTACATTTCCTATAAATTTGAGTGATGACAATATCGGTGACAGTTCTGAAAGACCAATTGGAGTGAAAAAAGCCaaatcaaaaaagaaaagagatgAAGACATATCTCAAATTCAACGTACAATGGAAGAACAACATCGCGAGTTATTGAATGTTTTGAAACAAAGAACTGCCGAAAGACAACAAAACTACGATCTTCAAAAGATTAGACTTGaacaagaagaaagaaaaatggatgAAAGAATTTTATACAAAGATTTGAGCAAAATTACTGATCCAACTCTGCGTGAGTACACTAAAGCTCAGCAACAAAAAATATTGCAAAAAAGACTTGAAGATGAACGTCGAGAAAATGACAACTTCGGATCTTATTTTGGAGATATTGGAGGATCGGGATCTGGTTTACCGCATTACTAA